From a single Falco rusticolus isolate bFalRus1 chromosome 17, bFalRus1.pri, whole genome shotgun sequence genomic region:
- the LOC119158601 gene encoding olfactory receptor 14C36-like, producing MFNSSSITQFLLLALADTREMQLLTFWLLLGIYLATLVSNGLIITAVACNHHLHTPMYFFLLNLSLLDLGSISTTLPKAMANTLWDTRIITYSECAAQAFLFVFFLSAEYFLLTIMAYDRYVAICQPPHYGTLLGSRPCVHMAVAFYGSDVLYALLHMANTLSLALCHGNALDQFFCEIPQILKLSCSRAYFRELGLLVVSFLVAFGCFVFIVLSYVQIFRAVLRIPSEQGRHKAFSTCLPHLAVVSLLLSTATFAYRKPISVSFPSLNPVMSVLYSVVPPAVNPLIYSMRNQELKNAVKKLMQSDVSQQP from the coding sequence atgtTCAACAGCAGCTCCATCACCCAGTTCCTTCTCCTGGCATTGGCAGACACGCGGGAGATGCAGCTCTTGACCTTCTGGCTGTTGCTGGGCATCTACCTGGCTACCCTCGTTTCCAATGGCCTCATCATCACTGCTGTAGCGTGTAACCACCACCTCCACACCCCCAtgtacttcttcctcctcaaccTCTCCCTCCTTGACCTGGGCTCCATCTCCACCACTCTCCCCAAAGCCATGGCCAACACACTCTGGGACACCAGGATCATCACCTACTCAGAATGTGCTGCCCAAGcctttctctttgtatttttcctttcagcagaatattttctccTCACCATCATGGCGTATGACCGCTACGTGGCCATCTGCCAACCCCCGCACTACGGgaccctgctgggcagcagacCTTGTGTCCACATGGCAGTAGCTTTCTATGGCAGTGATGTTCTCTACGCTTTACTGCACATGGCCAATACACTTTCACTGGCACTCTGCCACGGCAATGCCCTGGACCAGTTCTTCTGTGAAATCCCACAGATCCTCAAGCTCTCCTGCTCACGGGCCTACTTCAGGGAACTTGGGCTTCTTGTGGTTAGTTTCTTAGTAGCAtttggctgttttgttttcattgtgctGTCCTACGTGCAGAtcttcagggctgtgctgaggatCCCCTCTGAGCAGGGACGGCACAAAGCCTTTTCCACGTGCCTCCCTCACCTGGCCGTGGTCTCCCTCTTACTCAGCACTGCCACCTTTGCCTACCGGAAGCCCATCTCAgtctccttcccatccctcaaTCCAGTAATGTCAGTCCTGTACTCGGTGGTGCCTCCAGCAGTGAACCCCCTCATCTACAGCATGAGGAACCAGGAGCTGAAGAATGCAGTAAAGAAGCTGATGCAGTCAGATGTCTCTCAGCAGCCATAA